The DNA window ccgagtagttgtcctgagggaactccaaatacacatttgtttgggtttaatttccatctccatctctttaagttttcgaaggtttgctttaaatcttcaatcagagtgtctgggttttttgttttcaccactacatcgtccacatatgcctccacattttcaccgatttgattcccaaggcaagtttggatagctctttggtacgtggcgctagcgttctttagtccaaacgacatggtcttgtagcagtaggcaccaaacggggtgatgaaagatgtcttgctctggtcttgttcttttagtgcgatctggtgataccctgaatagcaatcgagaaaagataatagtgcagatcctgctgttgagtcaactatctggtcgatgcgtggtagcccgaacggatcttttgggcaatgtttgttgagatctgtgtagtcgacgcacatgcgccactcgtccgtgtttttcttctgcacaaggaccgggtttgctagccagtctggatgaaggatttccctgatgaatccggctgccatcagttttgttatttcctttttaattgctgtctTTTTGTCATGcaagaatcgtcgtagccgttgctttacaggcttggagctttcattaacatcaattctgtgctcagccaactcccttgggactcctagcatgtcggccggcttccaagcgaagatatctttgttgtcccgaagaaagttggtgagcgcgagttcctattttgccgagaggtgagcactgatggttgctgtcttggaggtatcgcctgcgcctaagtcgatttgcttgacgtcggcttcttttggtggtgcgatgatgctgggctttttagccggtatttctaattcttcttggcttgtctctgtagcgattgcggctatttcttttcttccattgtcggcttgtgctttagctacaatttggatcgcctgaacgtcgcagtcaaaagcacgcttcaaatcgcttcgaagagaaaggataccgttgggtcctggcatcttaagcagtaagtacgcataatgtggtattgccatgaatttggccagtgctggacgtccgaggattgcatgatatgacaaatcgaagtcggcgacctcaaatttgataaactctgttcggtagtttgacggagttccaaaggtaacggGTAAAGTagtttgtccgagtggcatggctgctttgctgggtactattccgtaaaaaggtgtgcttgttggcgtgatcatcccggcgagttgtagtcccattttccttagagtttctgaaaagatgatgttaagtccagctcctccatcgattagtactttggtgacggtcataccagcaatagtcgggtctagaaccagtggataatggcctgcgtttcccacgctagtccattggtcttctctggtaaattgaataggatactgtgaccaattgaggtatcttggtgtagccggttctgctgtcataatggtccgtagtgctagtttttcttgatgtttgcttctgcaatccggagcccctgagaagatcactgctaccgttcccctgggtttttggaatcctttgtcctcgtggttgtcttcttctcttttctgattgtcctctttggtgttttccttactatcttttcttgtgtatcgatcattgaaagtgtagcaatttccgatggtgtgcctcccattagggtgcaatgggcaacgtatgttttcaatgtcatcatatcttctgggtttggaaaacttctttgatttgtcggccattgccacagtattgtctggtctacgttttctttcttgatgtctgctatttcggtgattttgcttgtccgagttgtcctggttgcttctgtccgagaacctctctcgtgttttttcttctgcagtaatcatcttttctactatttgtctaaattcttcattgtttctcggattttctttgcagaagtcttgaaattgccacctagccatgattccgtgagagaaagcttcaattacttctcgttcggttatgtcatgcacttgagctcgtagttcgctgaatcgtcgatagtaatttctgagactttcacctcccttttgcttgagtccttttagttctgcatgagtgattgggtgtgtaatgattcctgcgaaattctcacaaaaagctctttgcaaatcctcccaatttctaatagatcctgggttcagtttgtcgaaccattggaggggcatggcctccagtgccatgggaaagaaaagggttttgatatcgtcgtctcctccgactagttcaattgattgtgaatatattctgagccattgccttggttcagttttgccatcatacttggagtggttagacggtttgaatttgtgaggtaatcgtaccaatgcaagcctgttcgtgaAACAGGGGAACCTATCGtgtgtcttggtttctttgaattcagattcggcaccttcttctggccaactgtcattctgatgggaataatcttgcgaggttgtctgggcaggtaccctactcctagtcttccttggttgttcaaatcgatggccctgattatgttccttcctacttcctccgtcatggcttccacccggcccaagtctttcgaaagtggatttcctttgattttgatcttcttgcctgtgggttgttgatctggcgggtagtcttgatcgagctctctcttcatgcgttcttgggatcatcgatcggagcaagtcctggagctgttcatacttctcaccgggatgtgaagttgctctgagttcttctaatgcttctcgaatcttatcgtaaggcgtatttgccgtgcgtcttccttcgacttctcgttgcgattttcttttgtcgtactcagccaattctgactcatatctgatccaagcttccctgcgctgcctagcacggtgttggcgcccttgcttcaacttgttttttctttctctagcttgtttctgactttcggtttctccatcgtagccctgggcaaagggtgatatgttggattctgattcatctgatgatctgacatcgggtgcttccgggggatttaatggtgaccgcggacgtcgaaccatgagcacttctcgtgcgtgagtcgttctgttattggcgttagttttcatgctgtcggaatCATTGATAACTTTGGTAGATGCcttggtgtcgtagatcgagtctccttcttggtaaggtagaatagctgttgttgtcgtgccgactagttgggttccgctaccttcaggaacggaacctggccagtggatgatacagtcttgcgatgttatcgttagcacgagaccctcctgagctcctgtcagtggtatcccgaatcttagattgaaagatctttcgaactgtccctaataggattttgccatgttgtcgagcccaaatggaaaagaactcgacttcttgaaagaactctgagggtaatccgagttgttttgggttgtgctctggaatcttgccaaaaaagaactcggtttcttgaaagcactcggataaaacttcgccttggagcttgaattcgaatcggatatgagtggtcgtgaaatctgatttgaatcggatactatgagccgcacgaatcttctggtgagctgatccgttgtagttgttgaaataggaaattctttatgatgatctggatctttgaggagatggccctgaagcttgccgttgttatctgcctcgcagatccatgagccgaagataaagttgatcccgtcgggaagattatgttgtcgaggtccatcgagctctcggatgcaaagtcgccgaagtcccctacctggcgcgccagctgttgatgtttcaccaccgatagcctaccacgggggtacccggggcagtatgttcgggcttcggcgtatgatgaactcgatggttaacgcaagagacagtcgatttatcctggttcaggcccttgatcgtagatcgagtaataaccttacgtccagtctgcgttagcctttgcgttggattgattgtgatatgttgtgttgtataaTTGTCCtcctctctcaggagccctgccctcctttatatagtcaggaggccagagtcctagtcggtttacaatgagatttcctaataggattacttaatagttctactactaagattacatgggaagaatcctagttggactagatcttctctctcccttgcggggtatcctgtgagTCCTGCATCGacatcgatctcctctcatatcggctctcagagccgcacattcgggactgtctggcaacaccagcacgttccgcccttaattactgatgagctttctctccttgtcaattgcagggtcaaattgactggcacgtctcgggaggattatgcaggatcgaccacccttgcgctgaagctaggcggatttgctccatcgagcagacccttccggcttgctacgtgtgtcctcagcacagagacgaaaattctgtgtcaacacacgtttctggcacgcccggtggaacCACAATCGTTTGATCAGAAGTCAGAGGCCGATATTAGCATTTATTCTGCCATCATCAAGACGCTCCATGTTAATTCATCATCATAAAACAAACAAGGGATATGCCAGATGACTGACACATACCAGACGTGATTTGCCTGACTTGATCACGGAGGTGCAGTGTTTAGGAAAAAGGAGTCCAGATGCCACATGATTATTTACTCATGGGAGAAGAAAGGAAATCAAGTATTGGATGCGTTGCCAAATCAGAGTTGAACATATCAGCCAATTCTTGGAAGCATCGGCTGAGAAAAGGGTGGGCTGATCACAATTATTTTGATCGCAGTTGTATCTGGCTAGAAGATTGCATCCATCGTTTCGAGATTGACACCCAATTCATATTTGCATCGGCTGAGTATCTAAAGCACCGATCTGAAGGCAGATGCTGACCTAGGAAACTGGACATCATGGAGAAGACTAGCAGCACATGAGAACCTACACGGTGAAAAACACAGGAAAGGCATCCAGAGGTCATCACGTGAGCAAGAAAATTGATGTGGACAGGTCGGAGATCAAGAGCTACACATCTGCTGCATATACATGCTTGGGATGTATTAGTCAAGAAATTAAGGAAAGAATACATGTGCACGGAAGGCGACGTTGGAAATAAGGATGATTCATACATGTTTTGCATGGTGGCTGGAATATTTAATTATATGTTAGCAAGGCTGCAGTTGTCATCAATCTAGTACTATCCTCATCGGTCCAGGAAACAGCTATCTTTCCAAAATGAAGTATTTGGGCCGATGACGCCAACAAAAGCCAATCGGTCAGAGCATAAAGCCGGCGGATTGCTGGATTGAGAAGATGACCGAGCTCCTGTTGATATGTCCAAGCCACCATGCTCACAGCAACAACGCCGTGTTGTTGAATACAAAACACGGGTCCCGCTAACTACATATTTGCTTCCCAAACCGACGAGAGCCGATCGCTTCCTAAAATGGAATCGGCTGTGAGGATAACACTTCACGTCAGTCAAAAGGAAGGAGCTAACACATTACAGTGCCACGCATGCATATATACATGTTGACATATATGGAAGAAGCTAGTAAGTGCGTATACGTCCATGCATGGTATATGCTTCTCAAAATTCGTGAAGTCGATTAGTTGGATTAGTTGCTCAGAAGAAAGTCACTATGCCAGAAAACGTTATCAGTGACACGACGATTCGTGACACAAAAACGAAACGCGTCACCAATAATCTATCCGTGACGCGGGTTCACGAGACGCGTCACCGATTAGTTGCTGCCCATGCCCCAGGAGCAAGACGCGTCACTAATAACGATGTATTCGTGACGTGCGTTAACAAAACGCGTCACAGATAAGGCATGTGACGCGTTTTTTCTGGACGCGTCACCAATAGGAAAGCATATCCGTGACACTTCTCGATAACACGAGTCACAGATAATAAATGTGACGTGTGTTCTAAAGACGCGTCACTGAGTTGTGGCCGGGGACACATCTACATCACCGATCTAATTAACTCATGTTGGCTTCGTCCCCTAAAAAAAATGTCCCGGTCGAAATAAAAAACGCGTGGAGCTCCGACCGCCGACCGCCGCCGTCGACCTGCAGCTCCGGCCGGTGCCCTGTGGAGTCCCCACAGCACGGCACCTACAGCTCCGGCCGGAGGCAGCCCCCACCCCACCCCGGTGGACTCCCAATCCCGGCGCGTCCAGAGCTCCGGCAGTCgccgcgcgccgcgcgccgcgcgccCACCTCGGCTCCTCCAGCTCCGGCCGTCGCGGCCGCCCATCTTGGCACCTGCATCTCCGGCCAGAGCCCCCCACCTCTGCGCCGCCCCATCACTCGAGCCCAGGCCCCGGCGGTCACGTGTCGGCGGCGGCCTCCAGGGCGCAGCATCGTCGGACCAGATCGAGCACGGCCGTCTTCGTGTCAGCAAGGGCGAGATTCGCTCGCGTCCATCGCCCACCTCGAGCAGAGGTACATCATCGCTCACTTCTTTTCCCTTTTTCCCTTCGGCTGTGTTCTTGATTGTGCGAGAAATGGATCCGGTGCTGTCATGTGGAAGCGTTCAGAGAGTCTGTAACTGTCAATTGACAGCAATCTGTAGAGTCTGTAAGCTGCAAACGAAAATTTCATTGCAAAATAGACAGTAGGTGTGCTCTCTGTTCAGTTTAATGCATAATATTTTTCTATCAGTGGTATACAGCTTAGTACCCTGTTCTAGCTAGTTGTTGTCTTCTTTGGCTGTTAGTTCAATATCAGGTCTGACTGAACTCACATAGCCAAGCTAAGCTCTACTTCAGTgcaacttgtttttcatagagCTTTGGCTAGTCATATCTTTTTCTTTGGAGTGTCACACTGATGCAATAGTAAATTTACTATTCAAGTAATTTATAGGATTTTCATGCAAGGATTAGTtgatttcatttgttttcatacTTTTGTAGATATGGAGGATCGGAGCTGGATGTCTCTTCGCAACCGTGCATGTGCTCAGTACTTAGATGGTCTGAAATTATTCATAAGAGTTGCAGAGGCGGATATGTTGAATCGGCACAAGACAACTATGTGGTGTCCATGCATTGATTGTGAGAATAAGAAGCAGTTCTCGAGTTCATTAACACTCCATGCCCACCTGATCCTCCGAGGATTCATGGATCACTACAGATGTTGGAACAAGCATGGAGAAGAAGGAGTTAATGATCGAGACTTGCAAGCTGGTTGTATGGACCAAGGATTCTCTGGTGACCTACATCAGGATGATGGAACTCATGGTGCTGGTCAGGACAACGAGGAAGGACCCTTTTGCATCCCGGCTCTCACCGATGACAAGCTAGCAGATATCAGTGCCAATTATGCCCAGAAGTCACAGGACCTTGAGGAGATGGTGCGTGATGCCATGGGCTTTGATGAGTACACTGAGGCGGAGATGAAGAAGCTGAAGAGGTTGATGGCAGACATGAGGACTCCTCTCCATCAGAGCTGCAAGGCAAAGTATTCAAAGTTGTTTGCTACTCTCACGCTTCTCCAGTTGAAGGCGACATATCATTGGACTGACCGGAGCTTCGATGCATTGCTACATCGATTAGAGGACATGTTGCCTGAGGGGAATGAGTTACCCAAGACCACATATGAGGCCAAGCAGATTGTTTGCCCTATGGGATTGGAGGTCGAGAAAATCGATGCCTGCAAGAATGACTGTATACTGTACCATGGTAAAGAAAATGAAAAACTGACCGAATGCCCCGAGTGTGGAGTCTCTCGATACAAACGAAGAAATGACGGGGGTGATGAGGACAAGAGGCATGGAGCTCCTTGGAAGGTGGTATGGTACTTCCCTATAATCCCTCGCCTGAAGCGTTTGTTTGCAACTGCCAAGGACGCGCAGTTGTTGAGTTGGCACAAGGAGGGACGCAAGAATGATGGTTACCTACGGCATCCAGCAGATGCTATTCAGTGGCGCGTCATCGACTCCAAGTATGCATCTTTTAAAGATGAGCCAAGAAACATTCGCTTTGCACTGAGCACAGATGGCATGAACCCGTTCGGTAACAGGAGCAGCTCGCACAGTGTCTGGCCTGTGTTGTTATCGATCTACAACATTCCATCGTGGCTGTGTAACAGGAGGAAATACATGATGATGCCACTTTTGATCTCGGGTCCGCATCAGCCAGGGAATGACATCGACGTGTATCTGAGGCCGGTTGTCGATGAGCTCAAGACGCTCTGGTCAGACGGTATCAAGGTATATGATGGGTTCAAGAGAGAGTCATTCAAGTTGCGTGCAATGGTGTTAACCAGCGTCACCGATGTTCCGGGACACCGTTGCTTGTCTGGGCAGTCCAAAGGAGAGAAAGATTGCTTTCAGTGCTTAGATGATACCGAGAGTCTTTGGCTGAACAACTCGAAGAAGAGGGTGTACATAAGACATCGCCGTTTCCTTAGCCGATCCCATCCTTACCGGCTCATGAAACGCCAGTTTGATGGCACAATTGAGAAGGGATCTGCTCCGAGGCATTTCACTGGGCATGATGTCTATGACCAGGTAAAGGATGTCAATGTTACGTTGGGGAAGAACAAAAAGAGTGCCCTTGGAAAGAGAAAGCGCAAGGAGGAAGAAGTCGCTGATAAgaggtggaagaagaagtccattctatgggagctaccctattggaaAGACTTAGCAGTTCGCCACAGCATCGATGTCATGCATGTGACAAAGAATGTTTGTGGGAGCTTACTTGGAACACTCTTGAACACCAAGGGGAAAAGCAAGGACCATGCAAATGCACGAGCGGACATGAAAGATTTGGATATCAGGCCCGAGTTGTGTCCCGAGGGCCCCAGTGCCCAGCTACCATTATGTGCCATAAATCTAACTAAGGAAGAGAGGCAGGAGCTGTGCGACTTCTTCCGTAGCGTGAAAGTTCCCTCCGGATACTCAGCGGACATCAGGAAGCTCGTGGCGCCAAAAGAGAACAAAATGCTCCCAATGAAGGCTCACGATTGCGATGTCATGCTCACAACAATGCTTGCGGTTGGAATCAGGAACATTTTGCCAGAAAAAGTCCgaatggcaatcatgagcctatGCTTCTTCTTCAATGCAATATCTCAGAAGGTTCTTGATGAGAGGTCACTGCACAATCTTGAGAAGAAGCTTTTCCAGACAATGTCTCTTCTAGAGGCGTACTTCCCACCGGCATTCTTTGATATATCTGTTCATCTCATTACTCATCTGGTCAAGGAAATAAAGTATCTTGGTCCCGTGTTCCTGCATCATATGTACCCGTATGAGAGATTCATGAGCACTTTGAACCGGTATACAAAGAGTCGGGTTCATCCTGAGGGAAGCATGGTCCAGGGTTACTCTGCTGAGGAGGTGGTTGATTGGTGCCTTGGTTACATTGATCCTACAAATCCAATCGGCTTATATAAGtctccccatgagggaaggctaGCGGGGATAGGGACTCTTGGGAAGAAGACACTTAATCCAGATCCGGATGATTACCAGCGGGCTCACTTTCTCGTGTTGGTACACACACTAGAAGTGTCACCTTATATCGAGGAGCATAAGGAGCAGTTGCGTCAAGAGAATCCAGGTCAGAGCGAAGCATGGATAGGGAGGGCACATATGAAGGGATTCAACATTTGGTTCAAAAAGCGGATCCTCAGTTTGAGCTCTTGCACAGATGAAGGGCTTCGGAACCTAGCAGAAGGCCCTTTGTTCACAATCACAAGTTATCAGGGATATGACATAAATGGATACACATTTTACACCTTGGCTCAAGACAAGAAAAGTGtgtaccaaaatagtggtgttcgtgtAGTTGCTTTGGACAACACTGACGTACAGAAGGATGCATACTATGGTCAGATAGAGGAGATCTGGGAGCTAACTTATCCTGGGGTGAAGGAGCCCTTCAAGGTGACTGTTTTTCGGTGCCGTTGGGTTAAGGGCACAAGGGGCATCAACAAGGACAGATATGGATTCACTACCGTTGATTTTGAACAGGTTGGGTACAAGGATGAACCATTCGTACTTGCAGCTCAGGTTTCACAAGTCTTTTATGTGCTCGACACGCAAAACAAGAAACGCCTTGTAGTTTCTCCCCGGTAAAAAAACGGGtttgtcggagttgaagatgctGTGGAGGAGGAAGAGTACAATCAATTTGATGAAGTCCCTCCTTTTGGTGATTGGACCCTCCCTATGATTCTCGAGAGTGAGGAAACTTCATACttacgacatggtcatgtagaagAGGCCACCGTTGCAAAAGGCCGCCGAACCGGCAAGTACGCAAGAGAAAGTAATGCTTATCTGTTGAAGGTACGCAAGAGATATTACAGTGTTAGGTTCTCAAAAAAGTAATGCTTATCTGAACTAGTCACTTGCACCAAAATATGTATGTTGGATAATTCACAAAAAAGGTGTTTGATTGTACTGGCATGCTTGCACTgctgtaggtgctttgcaaatgCTGAGGAAACTCCATACTTGCAAATGGCTATTTGTGGTGCTTTGCATATCGAGGTTCAGTGCTCTCCTTTCAGTAGAGCAGAGGTAGAAACACTATTCTTTTTTACATCTAAGCATAATGTTTGCAATATTATTCATAAATATTTATTGGTGTAATTAGCAGGTATGTAAGATCCTTCAGTATATTGAGGCTTACCAGGAAGAACACAAGCTTGGTCCAATGCCAATCATCCTTTGTACAGTGTTCAAAATAGCAGTACTGGAAGACCGAACTGTACGTTTACAACTCTGGTAAGTATCTCCATCCTTGGTCTGTCCGTAATTCATATACGAGCGTAGTAGGTTCAGTCACAGTGATACTTAAATGATGAAATCAGTGAAACTTCGTGATGCTAACAGATGAAATGAAATATGAAACTACTTAGTCACTGCATCTATTTCGAGTGATTCGCATGACCAATTTGGGTTTCTGTAGCTTTATTAGTTCACGTTATGTTTTATTGAAGCACAGTTAGCATTTCGTTGTTCTTGCTGTCAGGGATACTTCTGAATTTGCTATGGTTTGATGATCTGAACGGATGTCCTCTGCACTCTGCAGGGGTGTACAAGCCGGCTGAGCTATGGCAGGCGAAGGAGCATCAGCCGCCGCCCAAGAAACGCAGCTGCACGATGGTGTTCACGCTCAAGGAGATGGAAGAGGCCACCAACATGTTCAGCGATCGCAACCTCGACGGCAAGGGCGGCTTCGGCCGGGTTTACAGAGGCGTCCTCAAGGATGGCCaggtgcttgcttgcttgcttttcaCCAATCGGTCTATTTTGTTTGGGCCGAAAACCAGCAGGCCCAAATTCAGTCCCCAAGTCGCAGCAGCCCCGCAGTCCCTCCCTCCCGTTTCCCGCAGCCCCGCATCTCTCCCATGCGCCACCGCATCCGCAGCCCCGCATCTCTCCCGTGCGCCGCCGCATCTCTCGGCGCGCCTCTCCCGTGCGCCACCGCCTCTCCCGCCCTCGACTCTCCCATTCGCGAGCAAGACGCAAGAGGACGCGCAGGGCAGCCGCAGCGGCTTTGCCGGCGGCGGGAAGAGTTGGGGCCCCGAGCTGGAGATCCACCGGTCACCACCCCCGTGGTGACCGGTGGATCTCCAGCTCGGGGCCCCAACTCTTCCCGCCGCCGGCAAAGCCGCTGCGGCTGCCCTGCGCGTCCTCTTGCGTCTTGCTCGCGAATGGGAGAGTCGAGGGCGGGAGAGGCGGTGGCGCACGGGAGAGGCGCGCCGAGAGATGCGGCGGCGCACGGGAGAGATGCGGGGCTGCGGATGCGGTGGCGCATGGGAGAGATGCGGGGCTGCGGGAAACGGGAGGGAGGGACTGCGGGGCTGCTGCGACTTGGGGACTGAATTTGGGCCTGCTGGTTTTCGGCCCAAACAAAATAGACCGATTGGtgaaaagcaagcaagcaagcacctGGCCATCCTTGAGGACGCCTCTGTAAACCCGGCCGAAGCCGCCCTTGCCGTCGAGGTTGCGATCGCTGAACATGTTGGTGGCCTCTTCCATCTCCTTGAGCGTGAACACCATCGTGCAGCTGCGTTTCTTGGGCGGCGGCTGATGCTCCTTCGCCTGCCATAGCTCAGCCGGCTTGTACACCCCTGCAGAGTGCAGAGGACATCCGTTCAGATCATCAAACCATAGCAAATTCAGAAGTATCCCTGACAGCAAGAACAACGAAATGCTAACTGTGCTTCAATAAAACATAACGTGAACTAATAAAGCTACAGAAACCCAAATTGGTCATGCGAATCACTCGAAATAGATGCAGTGACTAAGTAGTTTCATATTTCATTTCATCTGTTAGCATCACGAAGTTTCACTGATTTCATCATTTAAGTATCACTGTGACTGAACCTACTACGCTCGTATATGAATTACGGACAGACCAAGGATGGAGATACTTACCAGAGTTGTAAACGTACAGTTCGGTCTTCCAGTACTGCTATTTTGAACACTGTACAAAGGATGATTGGCATTGGACCAAGCTTGTGTTCTTCCTGGTAAGCCTCAATATACTGAAGGATCTTACATACCTGCTAATTACACCAATAAATATTTATGAATAATATTGCAAACATTATGCTTAGATGTAAAAAAGAATAGTGTTTCTACCTCTGCTCTACTGAAAGGAGAGCACTGAACCTCGATATGCAAAGCACCACAAATAGCCATTTGCAAGTATGGAGTTTCCTCAGcatttgcaaagcacctacagcAGTGCAAGCATGCCAGTACAATCAAAC is part of the Miscanthus floridulus cultivar M001 chromosome 9, ASM1932011v1, whole genome shotgun sequence genome and encodes:
- the LOC136479838 gene encoding uncharacterized protein, whose translation is MEDRSWMSLRNRACAQYLDGLKLFIRVAEADMLNRHKTTMWCPCIDCENKKQFSSSLTLHAHLILRGFMDHYRCWNKHGEEGVNDRDLQAGCMDQGFSGDLHQDDGTHGAGQDNEEGPFCIPALTDDKLADISANYAQKSQDLEEMVRDAMGFDEYTEAEMKKLKRLMADMRTPLHQSCKAKYSKLFATLTLLQLKATYHWTDRSFDALLHRLEDMLPEGNELPKTTYEAKQIVCPMGLEVEKIDACKNDCILYHGKENEKLTECPECGVSRYKRRNDGGDEDKRHGAPWKVVWYFPIIPRLKRLFATAKDAQLLSWHKEGRKNDGYLRHPADAIQWRVIDSKYASFKDEPRNIRFALSTDGMNPFGNRSSSHSVWPVLLSIYNIPSWLCNRRKYMMMPLLISGPHQPGNDIDVYLRPVVDELKTLWSDGIKVYDGFKRESFKLRAMVLTSVTDVPGHRCLSGQSKGEKDCFQCLDDTESLWLNNSKKRVYIRHRRFLSRSHPYRLMKRQFDGTIEKGSAPRHFTGHDVYDQVKDVNVTLGKNKKSALGKRKRKEEEVADKRWKKKSILWELPYWKDLAVRHSIDVMHVTKNVCGSLLGTLLNTKGKSKDHANARADMKDLDIRPELCPEGPSAQLPLCAINLTKEERQELCDFFRSVKVPSGYSADIRKLVAPKENKMLPMKAHDCDVMLTTMLAVGIRNILPEKVRMAIMSLCFFFNAISQKVLDERSLHNLEKKLFQTMSLLEAYFPPAFFDISVHLITHLVKEIKYLGPVFLHHMYPYERFMSTLNRYTKSRVHPEGSMVQGYSAEEVVDWCLGYIDPTNPIGLYKSPHEGRLAGIGTLGKKTLNPDPDDYQRAHFLVLVHTLEVSPYIEEHKEQLRQENPGQSEAWIGRAHMKGFNIWFKKRILSLSSCTDEGLRNLAEGPLFTITSYQGYDINGYTFYTLAQDKKSVYQNSGVRVVALDNTDVQKDAYYGQIEEIWELTYPGVKEPFKVTVFRCRWVKGTRGINKDRYGFTTVDFEQVGYKDEPFVLAAQVSQVFYVLDTQNKKRLVVSPR